The Myxococcota bacterium genome has a segment encoding these proteins:
- a CDS encoding pitrilysin family protein, translating into MSARAGAPRALAARVALAVALALGAGCQLVGRAAERAPVYGPPFATLPPAWDEAPPEPADAPITEPGALARFALPNGLHAILLSDHRLPHLVVGVALRRGAGAEPPELAGLAAYTAELLERGAGDRDALALATLVDGLGASLGASADWDSMTVTASGLSSDVDTLFEVLRDVVLRPRFDAEEGRKARAETLAGLEQAKDDPATLVGWHAARAAYGDHRYGTPAEGTSETVARLDAAAARRFWESVAIANDAVVFAAGDIDRAAFEARVQSAFGGWRSGDVPPEAPAPPARVPGERKVVVVDEPDLNQARIVLVHEGLARADERRIPAAVMNDILGGGGFSSRLMKSVRSEAGLTYGVWSGFGLRRRPGPFIVETFTQVPRARAALDRVLAELERIATEPPDAAEVAGARTLRVGRFGLGLETSSSVVEALVDLDVHGLPEDGLDTFRGRVRRVDVEEVARMARELVHPERAAIVVLGPASALVPQLEGLGHVEVVAP; encoded by the coding sequence ATGAGCGCGCGCGCCGGAGCTCCGCGCGCGCTCGCCGCGCGGGTCGCACTCGCGGTGGCGCTCGCGCTCGGCGCGGGCTGCCAGCTCGTCGGCCGTGCCGCGGAGCGCGCCCCCGTCTACGGCCCGCCGTTCGCGACGCTGCCGCCGGCCTGGGACGAGGCGCCGCCCGAGCCCGCGGACGCGCCCATCACCGAGCCCGGCGCGCTCGCGCGCTTCGCCCTGCCGAACGGCCTGCACGCGATCCTGCTGAGCGATCACCGCCTGCCGCACCTCGTCGTCGGCGTCGCCCTTCGCCGCGGCGCGGGTGCCGAGCCGCCCGAGCTCGCCGGCCTCGCCGCCTACACGGCCGAGCTGCTCGAGCGCGGCGCGGGCGACCGCGACGCGCTCGCGCTCGCGACGCTCGTCGACGGCCTCGGCGCGAGCCTCGGCGCGAGCGCCGACTGGGACTCGATGACGGTCACCGCGAGCGGCCTGTCGAGCGACGTCGACACGCTCTTCGAGGTGCTGCGCGACGTCGTGCTGCGGCCGCGCTTCGACGCCGAGGAAGGGCGCAAGGCGCGCGCCGAGACGCTCGCCGGCCTCGAGCAGGCGAAGGACGACCCGGCGACGCTCGTCGGGTGGCACGCGGCGCGAGCCGCCTACGGTGACCACCGCTACGGAACGCCGGCCGAAGGCACGAGCGAGACGGTCGCCCGGCTCGACGCCGCGGCCGCGCGTCGCTTCTGGGAGAGCGTCGCGATCGCGAACGACGCCGTCGTCTTCGCGGCCGGCGACATCGACCGCGCGGCCTTCGAGGCGCGCGTGCAGAGCGCGTTCGGCGGCTGGCGCAGCGGCGACGTGCCGCCCGAGGCGCCCGCGCCGCCCGCCCGCGTGCCGGGCGAGCGCAAGGTCGTCGTCGTCGACGAGCCCGACCTCAACCAGGCGCGCATCGTCCTCGTCCACGAGGGGCTCGCGCGCGCCGACGAGCGCCGCATCCCGGCGGCCGTGATGAACGACATCCTCGGCGGCGGCGGCTTCTCGTCGCGGCTGATGAAGAGCGTGCGCTCGGAGGCCGGCCTGACGTACGGCGTGTGGTCGGGCTTCGGGCTGCGGCGCCGCCCGGGGCCGTTCATCGTCGAGACGTTCACGCAGGTGCCGCGCGCCCGCGCCGCGCTCGATCGGGTGCTGGCCGAGCTCGAGCGCATCGCGACCGAGCCGCCCGACGCGGCGGAGGTGGCGGGTGCCCGGACGCTGCGCGTCGGCCGCTTCGGGCTCGGGCTCGAGACGTCGTCGAGCGTCGTCGAGGCGCTCGTCGACCTCGACGTGCACGGCCTTCCCGAGGACGGCCTCGACACGTTCCGCGGACGCGTGCGGCGCGTCGACGTGGAGGAGGTCGCCCGCATGGCGCGCGAGCTCGTGCACCCGGAGCGCGCGGCGATCGTCGTGCTCGGCCCGGCGAGCGCGCTCGTCCCGCAGCTCGAGGGCCTCGGCCACGTCGAGGTCGTCGCGCCCTGA
- a CDS encoding pitrilysin family protein produces MRAALAAVPALCALAGPAMGVDIDDPAARLERHELANGLVVLLLEDHSTPVVSLQVWVRAGSRDEARYSGIAHLFEHMMFKGSKNLEPERHAQLVTDRGGAINAFTSDDVTVYFEDVTRESLPLVIDLEAERFANLHVDDAMLTSEREVVLEERGMRTENDPGGLAFEALAATAWMAHPYRRPVIGWRSDVEAVTVEKCQEFFDAYYAANNLVLVVAGDFDAKEALDRIRLRFGSLRRSEIERNPTREPEQRGERRVVVEFDVRSPILMAGWHAPATGHPDGAALDVASQILSDGRSSRLYRTLVDREAKALYAYGGYWELQDAGLFYASAGVRPDAAIGDVEALFFGEIDRIREAGVSEAEVAKAKRQLEVGMIGGLRTAHALASRIGRDYVAFGRVRSIDERLAEIAAVAPADVQRVVATYLVPEKRSVVHVVAPAAPPQSGAEAAR; encoded by the coding sequence GTGCGCGCCGCGCTCGCGGCGGTTCCCGCGCTGTGCGCGCTCGCCGGGCCGGCAATGGGCGTCGACATCGACGACCCGGCCGCGCGACTGGAGCGTCACGAGCTCGCGAACGGGCTCGTCGTGCTGCTGCTCGAGGACCACTCGACGCCCGTCGTCTCGCTGCAGGTCTGGGTGCGCGCGGGCTCGCGCGACGAGGCGCGCTACTCGGGCATCGCGCACCTGTTCGAGCACATGATGTTCAAGGGCTCGAAGAACCTCGAGCCCGAGCGCCACGCGCAGCTCGTCACCGACCGCGGCGGCGCCATCAACGCGTTCACGAGCGACGACGTCACGGTCTACTTCGAGGACGTCACGCGCGAGTCGCTGCCCCTCGTGATCGACCTCGAGGCGGAGCGCTTCGCGAACCTCCACGTCGACGATGCGATGCTGACGAGCGAACGCGAGGTCGTGCTCGAGGAGCGCGGGATGCGCACGGAGAACGACCCGGGCGGGCTCGCGTTCGAGGCGCTCGCGGCGACGGCGTGGATGGCCCATCCCTACCGGCGCCCCGTGATCGGCTGGCGCAGCGACGTCGAGGCCGTGACGGTCGAGAAGTGCCAGGAGTTCTTCGACGCCTACTACGCCGCGAACAACCTCGTGCTCGTCGTGGCCGGCGACTTCGACGCGAAGGAGGCGCTCGATCGCATCCGCCTCCGCTTCGGCTCGCTTCGCCGCTCGGAGATCGAGCGCAACCCGACGCGCGAGCCGGAGCAGCGCGGCGAGCGCCGCGTCGTCGTCGAGTTCGACGTGCGCAGCCCCATCCTGATGGCGGGCTGGCACGCGCCGGCGACCGGCCACCCCGACGGTGCCGCGCTCGACGTCGCGAGCCAGATCCTGTCCGATGGGCGCTCGAGCCGGCTCTACCGGACGCTCGTCGATCGCGAGGCGAAGGCGCTCTACGCCTACGGCGGCTACTGGGAGCTGCAGGACGCGGGCCTCTTCTACGCGAGCGCGGGCGTGCGTCCCGACGCCGCGATCGGGGACGTCGAGGCGCTCTTCTTCGGAGAGATCGACCGCATCCGCGAAGCGGGCGTGAGCGAGGCCGAGGTGGCGAAGGCGAAGCGCCAGCTCGAGGTCGGGATGATCGGCGGGCTTCGCACGGCGCACGCGCTCGCGAGCCGCATCGGGCGCGACTACGTCGCGTTCGGCCGCGTGCGCTCCATCGACGAGCGGCTCGCGGAGATCGCGGCCGTCGCGCCGGCCGACGTGCAGCGCGTCGTCGCCACCTATCTCGTGCCGGAGAAGCGCAGCGTCGTGCACGTCGTGGCGCCGGCCGCGCCGCCGCAGTCGGGCGCGGAGGCGGCGCGATGA
- a CDS encoding DUF1203 domain-containing protein, with amino-acid sequence MELRVRGIPTDECERLRAGGPDANGRPPLRRVAEGVANPCRHCLGLIAEGDEKLVLGYRPFPALQPYAETGPVFLHARACARYEAGVLPAWFDFLDPALVRGYDADDWILYETGAVVRGPELRVACERILADAAVAYVHVRSKFGCFQCRVDRAGDDAGALATTA; translated from the coding sequence ATGGAGCTTCGGGTGCGCGGGATTCCGACGGACGAGTGCGAGCGGCTGCGCGCGGGCGGGCCCGACGCGAACGGTCGGCCGCCGCTGCGGCGCGTCGCGGAGGGCGTCGCCAACCCGTGCCGCCACTGCCTCGGGCTGATCGCGGAGGGCGACGAGAAGCTCGTGCTCGGCTACCGGCCGTTCCCGGCGCTCCAGCCGTACGCCGAGACGGGCCCCGTCTTCCTGCACGCGCGCGCCTGCGCGCGCTACGAGGCAGGCGTGCTGCCCGCGTGGTTCGACTTCCTCGACCCCGCGCTCGTGCGCGGCTACGACGCCGACGACTGGATCCTCTACGAGACGGGCGCCGTCGTGCGCGGGCCCGAGCTCCGCGTCGCGTGCGAGCGCATCCTCGCCGACGCGGCCGTCGCCTACGTGCACGTGCGGTCGAAGTTCGGCTGCTTCCAGTGCCGGGTCGATCGCGCGGGCGACGATGCGGGCGCGCTCGCGACGACCGCCTAG